Sequence from the Salvelinus alpinus chromosome 27, SLU_Salpinus.1, whole genome shotgun sequence genome:
GCTACACATGACAATGCATTGCCTAATACGTTAGACTGTTACCATGGTTACCCCATGGATATTCAGTCTGAATATATATTcagtcccccccccaaaaaaaagagtCTACACAGGCCAGAATGTttaataaaattgtatttaaaaCGTACTTTACCAGTTGTTCCTGCAGTTGGCCATTTTGACAGTAGGAAGTGGAGATACAACTTTTTGTGGCGCTGGTCTGTAAATGGCTCTGTCCACTTGTATTTCCGGTTCGTATTTTCAATCTCCTGACACATTGCACGATGAACAATATGTAAACAATAGCCAAAACGTAACCAAACGTTGTCGACCGAAGCACGTTTTCTCCAATCAGCTGGGAGTGCTTGCTCCTTACTGCAAATTAAAAGTCGGCAATATTCGGTCTGTAGTTCGGTTACGCTCTGCCATTGTTTATGTATGTTTATGTCCAAGTGTTTACTTCGGGTGCGAATTGCATCAGTATAGAAAATCCAAACCGAAAATCCAAACCAACAGAAGCATATACAGGCCAGTGTAATGAATGTCGGGATAACACTtccctgtggatattttgtctctGATTACCTCTGACATAAGGACAAAATCAGCAGACAACATCTGAAGTGCAAATTAAGTTTACTCAACATTCTGACTTGTAATGGGACTTTCGGAAATGTTGAGCCTACATGTTAGAGACGAGAGTAAGTCTTCCACCATCATATTCTAAAAGGGACTAGACAATGCATGGACTTTAACTCATAGTAAAAACTGTATGACGGGCTCGGGAAAATTGATAATTAACTTGTGCTAAAACTCATTTACACCGTAGATTACTACTAGCTAGTTACCGGTAATCTCAACTCAATGACCCAATTGTTGCATGCAAAGGACCTACTCAGTGACCCTAATGCTGCAAAGTAGGCTACCAGAGGTCAATAGAGAGAGAGTCACATAACCGTCTACTGCACTTCAGGCTACCACTTTAATAATTGTATCCCTACAATCCAGTCATATATGTATCTTATTCTCTGGGTCCAAATGGTTCAAATCTATGTCTATGGATTGGCTAATGGGTAtccaagtgtaacggatgtgaaatggctagctagttagcggtggtgcacgctaacagcctttcaatcggttacgtcacttgctctgacaccttaaagtagtggttccccttgccctgcaagggccgcagcttttgtggagcgatgggtaacgacgcttcgtgggtgactgttgttgatgtgtgcagagggtccctggttcgcgcccgggtcggggcgaggggacggtctaaagttatactgttacacaatgATTGAATAGATTTAATCACAAGGTGGCGACATTGCTATGGTTTCCTGCAATCACTCACTTGAACATCTTCTAGCCAACTTTGTGTAAATGATAGAATGTGATTTGTCACCTGTAGCCTACAACTTCAGATtgtcagttttttttaaatattgttttTCGTTAGGTAGGCCTAACTTTAGATGGTGGGACAACCTACTGAAACTAATCCTGTAACCTATAAGAAGTAGGTTATTTTCAATTTAAGAAATAAACACTTGTTGCAACATGATCACAAATGTTTAAAATAATTTTAAGATTTAGATCAACTTGTTGAGTTTGGCAATTataagtaaaagtaaaaagttaGGTATTTTGGCCTTCTTGACGAAGCTTCATTGATGATAATGAATCAGTCTTAAGTAAGAACATCAAATCCGTTGTTGTCAATGTGAATAAAAAATTTGGCACGTAataaaattgaaaaaaatattgGAATTAGGGTACATGCCAAAAACGGCACATTGATAACCAAGAGATGATGCATCTCGAAACTTTATAGTAGACTCAGTTTCCTAAAATAATATGGAATCGATAAACACTAGATTTAACAATGATAAACGATGATGTACACTAAAAGGTGTACAGACCAGCACAGGCCATCCTAGCCCTCGAAAACTCTAGGTGGCCTTCGCCATACATTTCGCAAGCCATTAGCTTCGCCCATGACTGCCTCATATGAACTACAATCCCACCGCTGTTTTAACGTTTAGAATCATCGCTTGCGATACGACTTTCGAAACATATCGCATATCGAAACACTTTCGAAACGTACCTTTAATCAGCGAGAAAGAATCCTACAAATTAAAAAGAGAAACTTACTGTAGCAGTCTTTCACAGATACACACAGCAATGGGCGCCTCCATCTAACGAAACTACACTTCCCGAGTTACGCTTACACAAATGTGTTCTGAGCATGCTAAgtggctaattagcacaggtggtcgcATCTTGTCTTCTGTCTGTTTTATGTAAAtaagcgctgtaacatggagatatgaccatgtgggaaccctaaccctaccaAGGTATGTAtcaatttaatatatatatatttttttatgatttcttgctgatatgaaagataaggtccttatgcttccaatACCGTACCGCTTTGAGCATTGGGGATCAGAAGACGCCTTCGTCCAATGACTCTTATGTGCAATGTAGTagaactgagagtcatgatcaaggggtAAGGCCATCCCACAGCATTGGCCATTTCATGTTTCTGTGGATCATGTGATTTATGACAGCCACTTCAATGCGCTCACCCCGGCGTGAGAACCAGTCCAGAGCAAAGCAGATAACCCTCTGATTTATAACCGAGCGCTGTTCCCATGATTGTCGGTGGGCAGTAGGCAGAAATGCTGATACTTTTCCTCTTAAGGAATTTAATGGTTTGACAGTGATTTACTAACGTAAATCTTTCTAACAGACCCGTGACAAAGAGAGTGCATTAGGCTAGTAAATACCCATCTTGGGAGGAGTGACCAAAGTTGTTTTTCCTTTATACCTCATTGCGCAAAAACTGTTTAAATCAATGttttttccacgtcatttcaacccaaaaAAATCTGTgatgatgacgttgaatcaatgtggaaaactgattagaTTTGCAAAAGTCATCAATTTAAGGGTATTTCGTCTTATtgtcacccaacttttaacctaaatccaatgacatggttactttttttgttgatttcacgttgaattcacgttagttgaaaactcaaccaaatgtaaatcaaaattaGATGTTAAACTGATGTCTGTGCCAGGTGGGACCAGTTCCAAACCAACGGTTCGTCAGGGATGCTGATACCCTGCAATCGCGTTGACATATTCTTTCTCCAAGGGAGAAAATAACCGAACCAGACTGTGTACATATTCCCTTTTTCCCCTTTGAATACCATCTCGCATAACAATAGGCTAACCAATAACATTATAGCATACAATTGTCAGGAGGTGCAGTCCAAAATTGTCACAATAGACACATGGAAATTGATATATTTTTAAACTTCAATGTCTATAGGTCCCTACAGTAGATATAATTACAGAATAGGGTGAGTTGTTGTCTCGAAAGGCTGTAGAAATGTTGGTGACTGATTTACAACTCTGTGTACAGACAGTGCCAGTTGTGCAATTGTTATTATGTGTGTCTCTCTTACAGAGTTTTGTTTTACCCATCCTCTCAATAACACATAACAGGAAGGAGGAATATTTTCCCTCACCAAAATAGATTAAACGTATACTTTGTGGTCTTCAAAAAACTATTTATTTTATTATGGCGTTAGAGCATTGGCACATACTCTGGCTCCATTGATCTGCTGTGGTGAAAACAAAGAAGAATATGCTCTGAGtggccaaatatatatatatataaaaaacatttttaatcaGTGACATCTGTAGAGTAGGCCTAGAGGGCTTGTTTGCATAGGCAACTGTTACAAAAGAAAAAAGCCAAACAAGTTACAGTTGTATCATTGAACTGCAGTTGGAAGTACTAGGCTATGTGATGTGTTGTTTTTGTACTTTCTAAAGGAAAAAGCGCCTGTCACTTCTTTCCAGCAGCAAATTGAAGTGCATCACCAAATATGTATTCTTCTATCTTCAATATAGCTTGTAGTTCATCTCATATTTACAAACGTGTAAATTCATGGATTAGATTAGAAACACTCTGCTTTGATTCATTCGTTGACTGATTATCTCCAAACCCTTTGGTTCTTCATCTGATTGATTAGAACAACTCCTAAAGACACTGCCCACTGTCATGACGTTGAATCaaagtggaaaactgattggatttgaaaaagtaATCAAAGGGAATTTCGTATATTTTTCACCCAATTTTtagcctaaatccaatgacatggtaacATTTTTGGTTGACAACATTTttggttgacaactcaaccaaatataaATCAAAAGTAGACATTGAACTGGTGTCTGAGTCCAGTGGGTGCTTTGTGAGTGTTTATCACATTATTTCCCCACCAAGAAAATCAACTGagttgaggtcagaggtcagagcaAAACAAAACTTCTACTGGATATTTTAAGGAATTTTGTTTCTATTTCACATATTCAGAAAATAATACTCATAATAATATGAATTATCTAGCCAATTTTGGGGAAGCAAATGGTCTAGTGACAGTGTTAAGAAAATGATGAAAACAAACTGACACTGAAAATGGAGAAATAGACAGAGGCTAGATAGGTCCAATTTGAGTGTTGttattcaataaaaaataaatcattaGTACATTTTAAGTGGATTTCATTATCGTCGCTCTCGCTCCCATAAGATAACTTGCATTTGCTCTGAATCTGTACACAGTCAGAAATTAAATAAGCTGGTGGAATAAAAGTCCATGAACACCAAAAAATCCAAGCTATAGTTAATAAAACAGTCTTGTTCCTTTATCTTCAAAGTGTGGAAGTCCTCTAGCCACCAGGAGACCTTTGAAAAGTCAAACACTTAAAAGGCTCCTACTTCTGTTCCCCAAGGTCTGTATGgtttgctgctgctgctctctctgtctctgctctgctgTGAGGTGGATGTGGTGGAAATGGAGGGGCTCACAGCTGAAGTTACCATAGACGCTGTGCTGCTCACACTGTGAGGTGTGAAGATGGGGAATCCTCCAGGGAATGACAGGGGGAAAGTCTGGGCCGCAGCAGCAGCGGCCGCAGCGTGAACAGTAGCCGAGAGCgacaggagggaggtggagagcgGGGGGACGCAGGGCGCCACGCTGCCATTAGAGGGCGCCCTGTGAGAGGAGTCGGTATGGGAGAAGGTTGCCGTGAGGAGGGCCGAGCCACGCTGGGGCACCTCCATAGACAGTCTGCTGGCGGCGCTGTCTGAGGAGGGCAGTCCATTCTGCTGGAGGAAGGTGGTGGGGAAGGGGTGGAAGGCGGCGGCCCAGTGGTGAGGGTGGAGCGCCTGCTGGTGGTGTGCCATAGATGAGGTCATGGCAGCCGCCTCCCTCTGGGAGGCGCAGGTGCTGAGGTGGGAGACCAGGCGCACACGCAGGGGGTCGCTACTGTCTAATCCCTCCACAGAGCTCAGGTATCTGGCCACCTCCGTCAGACACTCCCTGAAGCCCACACTCATGAAGTCCATGGCCAGGGAGTGGGCATCAAAATACCCTATAGAGACAGACAAGCCGACAGACACAAAGGAAGGATATTGAAATTATGAATGCCAAACACCTATAAATACTGCCGGTCTCTCTAACGATCTGTAATGTAGCCACCAGCTACTGATGGGAGTGATTAGTAAatggagagggatggatacatgctGGTCTCCCAGGCTGACCATTAGGGCGCCGTCTGTGCTTCCAGGCATAACCTTAACAGTCTGGGATTGTGCTGGGATGTTTATATGTTTGTTTTGTCTCACCTGTTTTTACACTTGCAGAAAACCCAAAACAAACCCCTGACAGGGCAACCTGTGAATGCAGCCTTCTCCCCTCCCACGGATTTATGAAAGCAAACACAATCCAAGGGTCAAGTGCTCCTTTAGTCCCAGCAGCACTTTTCCACGAGTTCAAACCTACCATTAGCATTTATTTCCACTTGTCAAAGGGGACTGCTCACTCAGATTTCACTACACAGTAAGGCAGAGAGAAGCAGCCAATTAACTCCTTACCTTTACCGCCAGTGGCCTGCAGCATCTTTAGGTGATCCACTGTCATCTGC
This genomic interval carries:
- the LOC139556257 gene encoding hairy/enhancer-of-split related with YRPW motif protein 2, translating into MKRPCEDSTSDSDMDETIDVGSENNYSGHSNGSFIRCGSPTTTTQVMARKKRRGIIEKRRRDRINNSLSELRRLVPTAFEKQGSAKLEKAEILQMTVDHLKMLQATGGKGYFDAHSLAMDFMSVGFRECLTEVARYLSSVEGLDSSDPLRVRLVSHLSTCASQREAAAMTSSMAHHQQALHPHHWAAAFHPFPTTFLQQNGLPSSDSAASRLSMEVPQRGSALLTATFSHTDSSHRAPSNGSVAPCVPPLSTSLLSLSATVHAAAAAAAAQTFPLSFPGGFPIFTPHSVSSTASMVTSAVSPSISTTSTSQQSRDRESSSSKPYRPWGTEVGAF